Below is a window of Paraburkholderia kururiensis DNA.
CCCGCGCGCATGCAGATGTTCCGCCAGCGCGAGTACGTGCGGCTCGGCTCGCCCGACGAGGTGATGGCGTTCCGGCAGATGTGGATCGAACGCGGCTCGCTGCTCGTTTCGCTGCTTGCGCTGCCGGTGGACGTGGACCTCGCCAACGACCCGTTCTTCGGCCGCGGCGGCAAGATCATCGCGGACAGCCAGCGCCAGCAGGCGCTCAAGTTCGAGCTGCTGATTCCGGTGGCGAACCCCGAGAGCAAGACCGCGTGCCTCTCGTTCAACTACCACATGGACCACTTCGGCGTGATCTGGAAGCTGCAATGCGCCGACGGGTCCGTCGCGCACACGGGCTGCGTGGGCTTCGGCATGGAACGCATCACGCTGGCCCTGTTCCGCCATCACGGGCTCGACGTGAAGGCCTGGCCCGCGGACGTGCGCGCGCTGCTGTGGGGCGACACGCAGCGCGTCGTGCAAGACGCCCTCGACGCGAAACGAGGAGGCACCGCATGAATCCGCCACTGACCACCGTGAGGAAAACCGTCCACGTGGCGGCCGGCGAAACGCCCGCCGCGTGGCCGGCCCAGGCAAGACCGCCGCGCGTGCATACGGCGCACGCGCTGCACCAGGGCGAGCGCGTGTGGCAGGAGACGAACTGCTACGTCGATCTGTGGATCGAGCTGCTGCACGGCTACGGGCTCGACCCGCGCGCGGCGCTCGCCTTCACGGTGACGCAGGACTTCGAAGGCGACCAGTTCACGTTCTTCAAATTTCCGCTGGAAGACCTCGATCTGCTCTACGGCACGCAGGTGCAGGAGCTGGCCATCTACGATTCGCTCGAAGACCGCGTGTTCGCGCAGACGCAGCGCGGCCACACGGTGCTGGTCGAAGTGGACGGCTATTACCTGCCCAACACGCGCGCCACGTCGTACCGGCGCGAGCATCCGAAGACGACCATCGGCATCGACGTCATCTCGCCCGCGGAACGGCGGCTCGGCTACTTCCACAACACGGGCTACCACCATCTGGACGGCGAGGACTACGACGGCATCTTCCGCAAGCTGCCGCGTTTCGAGAACCAGCCCGACGTGCTGTTTCCCTACGTGGAGTTCGCGAAACAGGTACGGCCCGCGCTGCAGGGCGCGGAACTCGTGGATGCCTCCGCCGAGCTGCTCTGCGCGCATCTGGAGCGGCGGCCGCTCGCGAACCCGGTCAGCGCATGGCGCGCCGTGTTCCCCGAGCACATGGACCGGCTGCTCGCGCGCGGCGAGGCGTTCTTCCATCCGTACTCGTTCAACCTGATGCGGCAGCTGGGCGCGAACTTCGAATTCCTCTCGAAGTATCTGCAATGGCTCGCCGCGCAGGGTGTGGACCTGCCGCCCGAGATCGCGGTGTCGGCGCAGAGCATCGCGTCCGAAGCCATGGTGATGCAGTTCCGCCTCGTGCGTGCCATCACGCGCGGGCGCCGCGACCTTTGCGACGACTGCTTCGACGTGCTGGAAAGCGCGTACGAGAAGACCGTCACGACGCTGGCCGCGCATGTGCTGTGAGCGCGACCGTGCCGTCCGCCTTGCCGTCCGCGCCTGCATCGGCTGATGAAGCGGTCATGACGGGCGCGGGCGGCGCACCGCCACGCATGGGCGCTACGCCTGCGGCGACCGGCGCGAGCAAAGCGGCTTGCGCCGACGCAACGCATGCGCCTCACGAAGCGGCGTACGAAACCATCGCCGAAGCGACGGACAACGCCACGGGCAACGCGGCTCACGAACGCACCCGCGAAGCCGCTCTGGATACGCCGGAGGCACGAAAAACGCGCGAGACGCCGGACCCTGGCGTCTGGCCCGTCCCGCTCAGCGAAGGCTGGCAGTGCGTGAGCACGCCGGCAGGCGCCTGCGCGACGCCCGCCGATCTGCCGCGCGACGGCTGGCTCGACGCGCCCGTGCCCGGCACCGTGGCAAGCGCCTCACGCGCCGCGGGCCGGCTCGATATCGGCGCCGGCCTTCACGAACGCACACCGCCCGCCTTCGCATTCGACGATCACTGGTACCGCCTCACGCTCACGGGCCACGGCAAGGAACGCCTGCGCCTGCACGGCCTTGCCACGCTCACCGAAGTGTGGCTCGACGGCACGCTGCTGCTCACGTCCGACTCGATGTTCGAGCGCCACGATCTGGACGTGACGCTCGACGGCCGCGCCACGCTCGCGCTCTGCTTTCGTGCCTTGACGCCGCTGCTCGAGGCGCGCCGCACGCGCGCGCGCTGGCGCCCGCGGCTCGTCTCGCCCGCCACGTTGCGCAACGTGCGCACCACGCTGCTGGGCCACATGCCGGGCTGGTGTCCGAGCGTGCAACCCGTGGGCCCGTGGCGGCCCGTGGAGCGCCTCGCCGCCACGCCGCGTGCCTTCGACACGGTCCGACTCGCCCCGCGCAGGGAAGGCGACGACGGCGTGCTCGCGCTCACGCTGACTTTCGTGCAGCCGCAGCCCGCGTCCAGCCAAACATCGAGCGCAGCGACACTCGTCTGCGCCGGCGCAGAGACCTCACTCGCCTGGCGCGATGCGCACACGCTGGTGGGCACGCTGCGCGTGCCGGGCGTCGAACCCTGGTGGCCGCATACGCACGGAAAGCCCACGCTGCACGCAGTCACGCTCGATCTGGACGGCACGTCCATCGCGCTCGGCCACGTCGGCTTTCGCGCTATCGAGGTGGACCGCAGCGCCGACGGCGAAGGCTTCGCGCTGCGCGTGAACGGCACGCCGGTGTTCTGCCGCGGCGCGTGCTGGACGAGCGCCGACCTCGCCACGCTCGCGGGCACGCCCGCGCAACTCGCACACGCGTTCGCGCTGGCCCGCGACGCCGGCATGAACATGCTGCGCGTGGGCGGCACGATGGTCTACGAATCCGACGCGTTCTACCGCCTCGCGGACGAGCACGGCATCCTGATCTGGCAGGACTTCGCGTTCGCGAACTTCGATTACCCCCGCGACGACGCCTTTCTCGCCTCCGTGCAACGCGAGGCCACGCAGTTCCTGGAGCGCACGCAGCGCTTCGCGTCGCTCGCCGTGCTGTGCGGCGGCAGCGAGGTGGATCAGCAGGCCGCGATGTTCGGCCTGCCGCCCGCCATGCGCGAGCAGCCGCTCTTCACAGAGCATCTTCCGGCACTCGTGGCCGCGCTGCGGCCCGACGTGCCCTACGTGCCCAATTCGCCGACGGGCGGCACCTGGCCCTTCTCGACGCGCACGGGCATCACGCATTACTACGGCGTGGGCGCGTATCAGCGTCCGCTCGACGACGTGCGGCGCGCGCACGTGCGCTTCGCCGCCGAGTGTCTCGCCTTCGCGAACGTGCCCGACGACGCCACGCTGCACGCAGCGGGCGGCATGCAGCCCTACGACGCGCGCTGGAAAGCCGCCGTGCCGCGCGATGCGGGCGCGGGCTGGGACTTCGACGACGTGCGCGAACACTACCTGCGCACGCTCTATGGCATCGATCCCGCGCGGCTGCGCTACGAAGACGCCGCGCGCTATCTCGAACTCTCGCGCGCCGTGGTCGCGGAATTGATGACGGACGTCTTCGCCGAATGGCGCCGTCACGGCTCGCCCTGCGGCGGCGCCCTCGTGTGGCAATTCCAGGACCTGCAGCCCGGCGCGGGCTGGGGCGTCATCGATTCGACGGGGCGGCCCAAGAGCGTGTGGCACGCGCTGGCGGCAGCCCTGCGCCCCGTGCAGATCGCGATCACGGACGAAGGTCTCAACGGGCTCGACCTGCACGTCGTCAACGAAACGGCGCAACCGCTGCACGCACGCCTTGCGCTGGTTTGCCTGCGCGACGGCAGCGTGCGGGTCGCGGCGGGCGAGCTGATGCTCGAGGTCCCCGCGCGCGGCACGCTGCGCGTGGAAGCCGCGGCGTGCCTCGGCCAGTTCTTCGACTTCACCCACGCCTATCGCTTCGGGCCGCCCTCGCACGACGTCACCATCGCCACGCTCACGGATGCCGCAAGCGGCGAGGTGCTCGCCGAAGCATTCCATCTGCCAGACCGCTCGCCCGCGCCGCGCTACGACCCGGGCCTCACCGTCACGCCCGTGCAGGGTCCGGACGGCTGGCAGCTCGTGATCGAAACGCAGCGCTTCGCGCGCTTCGTCCACGTGACGGACGCGCACTACCGCGCCGCATGCGACTGGTTTCATCTGGCGCCGGGCAGCCGGCGCGTGGTCGATCTGCTTGCGCTCACCGCCACCCCCGGCGCCTATAGCGCGTCCCCCGCGCCCTTGTGCACGAAAGAAACAGCCCCAGCGCCGGCGGGCGAGGTGCGGGCGATCAACGCACCTGCTCCCGT
It encodes the following:
- a CDS encoding DUF1839 family protein; the encoded protein is MNPPLTTVRKTVHVAAGETPAAWPAQARPPRVHTAHALHQGERVWQETNCYVDLWIELLHGYGLDPRAALAFTVTQDFEGDQFTFFKFPLEDLDLLYGTQVQELAIYDSLEDRVFAQTQRGHTVLVEVDGYYLPNTRATSYRREHPKTTIGIDVISPAERRLGYFHNTGYHHLDGEDYDGIFRKLPRFENQPDVLFPYVEFAKQVRPALQGAELVDASAELLCAHLERRPLANPVSAWRAVFPEHMDRLLARGEAFFHPYSFNLMRQLGANFEFLSKYLQWLAAQGVDLPPEIAVSAQSIASEAMVMQFRLVRAITRGRRDLCDDCFDVLESAYEKTVTTLAAHVL
- a CDS encoding glycosyl hydrolase 2 galactose-binding domain-containing protein, translated to MGATPAATGASKAACADATHAPHEAAYETIAEATDNATGNAAHERTREAALDTPEARKTRETPDPGVWPVPLSEGWQCVSTPAGACATPADLPRDGWLDAPVPGTVASASRAAGRLDIGAGLHERTPPAFAFDDHWYRLTLTGHGKERLRLHGLATLTEVWLDGTLLLTSDSMFERHDLDVTLDGRATLALCFRALTPLLEARRTRARWRPRLVSPATLRNVRTTLLGHMPGWCPSVQPVGPWRPVERLAATPRAFDTVRLAPRREGDDGVLALTLTFVQPQPASSQTSSAATLVCAGAETSLAWRDAHTLVGTLRVPGVEPWWPHTHGKPTLHAVTLDLDGTSIALGHVGFRAIEVDRSADGEGFALRVNGTPVFCRGACWTSADLATLAGTPAQLAHAFALARDAGMNMLRVGGTMVYESDAFYRLADEHGILIWQDFAFANFDYPRDDAFLASVQREATQFLERTQRFASLAVLCGGSEVDQQAAMFGLPPAMREQPLFTEHLPALVAALRPDVPYVPNSPTGGTWPFSTRTGITHYYGVGAYQRPLDDVRRAHVRFAAECLAFANVPDDATLHAAGGMQPYDARWKAAVPRDAGAGWDFDDVREHYLRTLYGIDPARLRYEDAARYLELSRAVVAELMTDVFAEWRRHGSPCGGALVWQFQDLQPGAGWGVIDSTGRPKSVWHALAAALRPVQIAITDEGLNGLDLHVVNETAQPLHARLALVCLRDGSVRVAAGELMLEVPARGTLRVEAAACLGQFFDFTHAYRFGPPSHDVTIATLTDAASGEVLAEAFHLPDRSPAPRYDPGLTVTPVQGPDGWQLVIETQRFARFVHVTDAHYRAACDWFHLAPGSRRVVDLLALTATPGAYSASPAPLCTKETAPAPAGEVRAINAPAPVFYG